The nucleotide window TACTCGGTTTATGGCATAAAAGGAGCGGGAGTTATTGCGGATGCTTGGAGTGAAGTGGCAGTGAAATATGCATTTCATCCGATTAAAGATTATTTAAATAATCTTGTTTGGGATGGCCAGGATCGGATTGAAACCATACTGGTTGATTACCTTGGTGCTGAGGATAATGAGTGCGTTCGAACTTTCACCCGAAAAATTTTAATTGCAGCAGTGACAAGAATTTATCGTCCTGGAACGAAGTTTGACTACTGCGTGGTCCTTGTTGGCCCTCAAGGTGTTGGGAAGAGTTACATTATTAAGCTTATAGGCAAGGAATGGCACTCGGACTCCTTAATCACTGTAAAGGGCAAAGAAGCCTATGAACAGCTTCAAGGAGCGTGGATTTTGGAAATGGCGGAGCTGACGGCCACGAAGAAAGTAGACACGGAAGCAGTAAAGCACTTTATTTCCAAGTCAGAGGATACGTTCCGAGTTGCATATGGGAGACATAATGAAACATTCAAGCGACAGTGTGTATTCTTTGGAACAACCAATGATTATGATTTTTTGAATGATCCAACAGGAAATCGGCGCTTTTTACCGATCACAGTAAACGGTGGTGGAAGGAAAAACATGTGGGATGATTTAACGGCTGAGGAAGTCGATCAAATTTGGGCAGAGGCGAAGGTGCTGTATGAAAAGGGAGAGACCTTGGCTTTAAGTAAAGACATTGTAGGGCAGTGGTGCCTGACCCCCAGTAAGATAAAAAGTTACAGCGTTAATATACTAAAGTGAAAATGCAGCATACAATAATAAGACGAGTTAGTCATTATGGGGTATGGTCAACCTGTCATTTAATATTTTCATAGACTAGTATATCAAGAATTGCTACAATCAATCTAGCAACTATATAAAGCGAATGGGCGGTTGACACTCCCTTAGAAAGGGGGTGTTGCTAATGGTGACATATGAAACACCAGGATAGGTACCGTGTCTTTTTTTGCTCTGTAAAGCTTACAGCTTTACAGAGTAACAGAAAAGGAGCCTTGTTGTAGCGAAGTAAAAAAAGAAGTAATCATTTTCAGTTTAGATTACTTCTTTTTGTATAAATTTTAATTAATGCTAGTCTATTAATCTTTGATGTGGATGTCGAATCAAATATATTTCGTTTTGTTTCGAAGTAACCCGATAAAAAACTTTATATAGATTTGATTTTCCAACTGAAACTAAAACCATCCTTAGATCAACAGGCATTTTCCGTATGAGAACCTGTCGGCCGGGAATATAAAATGAAAAGTACTGATGTTACAAAATAAGTTTGTATTGTATCTTTTAAATATAACGCAATTGGCGGAAGTTCAATGCTTTCTCTCCAACGATCTAGTATCAAAAGGAGTGGATGGCCGATTTTTTGCATAAAATTTCCGTATGTTAGTTCTCTAACATTTTTTTTATTTCTTCTTCTGATAAAATCGGATTATTTCCATTTAGTGCCGACATTAGCCGTTTTTCCTCTTCATGGTCAGTAATCTCGTAATAGTCATCGTTATTTATTTCTTCCACTTCCAATAATAAAAATTTTCTTTTTCCCACTTTGATGTATGATTGACCAGATTGAATTGCCTTTTTTAAATCATCATTTTCAATTCGTATAGGTTCCATTTACACCACCAACTTTAATTTATTTAAACTGATTATATATGATTTAATAAAAAAAATAAATGGTTTAGAGGGAAGAATGGGGCCCCCCACTTGACATTGGTGCCTGCCCCCCCGATCTGATAAAACAGTACAACGTTAATGTGATAAAGTGTGGCCTTTGTGACTGATCACCTCTAAAGTGTAAAACTTTAATGAACGCAAGAAGAATGTTGGTGCTGGGTCTCATTTATTAAAGGTTTTGTGTCCTGGTGCCTGACCCCCGGACTGATAAAACAGTACAACGTTTATGTGATAAAGTGTGGCTTGGTAACTGATCACCGCTAAAGTGTAAAAATGAACGTAAGAAGAATGTAGGTGCTGGGTCTCATTTATTAAAGGTTTTGGGACTAATTTTGTTGTCATTTTAGTTTGAAAGAATATGAATTTGCTATAATGAGGTAGCAACTGAATATTATGAGGGTGGTTGGTTGTCTCGCTTCCTTCCTTTTTCTGATAAAATATAAACAATTTATTTTTTTTAATAAAGGAATTTGTCAGTTTTTGTTGAATAGATATAATTGAACTAGTCCACTATGTTGTTAGAACGCATATATGAATGGCCACGTTATCCTCTATATTTGCAAATGACCCTATAAGCATGCAAAATTTCCTACCATTATATTTCTCATTGGAACTTATTTCACCTTAATTTCTGCTATCACAATAATTATCCTATAGATAGGAGTGATTGAATAGCCAGGCCACATCGTGTTTGGTATCAAGGAGCGATTTACCACATTACGGCTAGAGGTAACCGTCGAACATCGCTGTTTCATAACCGAGAAGATTATCTTACTTATTTAAATCTACTACTGGAAGTTAAGGAAATGGCTCCATTCATTTTACACTCCTACTGTCTCATGACCAACCACATTCATCTACAACTTGAAACGACTACTCACCATATCAAAGTCATTATGAAAGAACTGCATTCCAAATATGCCGTTTATTTTAATAAGAAGTACAACTACATTGGCCATGTTTTTCAAGGGAGATATGGTGCAGAATTAATAGAAGATGATCACTATTTTTTAGAAGTCAGTCGCTATATTCATCGTAATCCTTTGGAAGCGAGTATGGTTGAGTGTTTATCTTCTTATGAATGGAGCAGTTACCCCGCTTATGTCAATCTTACAGAAAATCAGTATGTATATCTTCAGCGAACACTCCATTATTTTCCCGATCCGAAGTTTCAAAATTATAAACGATTTGTGGAGAAAACAACTTTACAAGACAAGGAGATTGAAACATGGTTACAAAAATCATGAGCATTGGCCTAAAAGGAGTGGAAGGCTATCGTGTCCAAGTCGAAGTGCAAACACTTGAAGCGATGGCTTGCCGGATGCATCTGTTAAAGAGTCAAAAGAACGAGTAACAGCTGCGCTTTACTCGTTAGGCCATCCTTTAGTTAGTCAAAAAACGGTTATCAATCTTTCGCCAGTCGAACAAAAGAAAAATGGACAGCTCTTTGATTTGCCGATGGCGATTGGAATCCTAAAAAGCATTGGAGAAATAAAAGCAAAGATCCCTTCCTCAACCTGTTTCATCGGTGCGCTATCATTAGATGGATCGATTCTGCCATTTGAAGGGATGTTATCTGCAGCCCTGGTTGCAAGACGATTGGGTTTTTCCCTATTGTACATGCCTTTTAATGCAGACTTAC belongs to Bacillus sp. Marseille-P3661 and includes:
- a CDS encoding transposase, whose product is MTARGNRRTSLFHNREDYLTYLNLLLEVKEMAPFILHSYCLMTNHIHLQLETTTHHIKVIMKELHSKYAVYFNKKYNYIGHVFQGRYGAELIEDDHYFLEVSRYIHRNPLEASMVECLSSYEWSSYPAYVNLTENQYVYLQRTLHYFPDPKFQNYKRFVEKTTLQDKEIETWLQKS
- a CDS encoding magnesium chelatase domain-containing protein — translated: MPDASVKESKERVTAALYSLGHPLVSQKTVINLSPVEQKKNGQLFDLPMAIGILKSIGEIKAKIPSSTCFIGALSLDGSILPFEGMLSAALVARRLGFSLLYMPFNADLPEIRIEGLEIIYVSSLHEVLQHLSGQNIL